The following proteins are co-located in the Bacteroidota bacterium genome:
- a CDS encoding diacylglycerol kinase family protein, which yields MKILFFINPISGGIDKSEVVEDIKSLCELHHINFKTYFTKKVNNSDLSVLLSEFIPDRIVVVGGDGTMNCAVQKMAYLGVPFGLISLGSANGTAKEVSLSTNSLDALTDAVFSNKFINSDVIKINGRLCVHLADIGTNAEIVSNFEREPERGFMAYAKHLIAAMVDSKEKDFIIESNGIKYTWRGYMLSFANASKYGSGIIINPGGSISDGYFELCNIKDFSIEAILMMGLSKISEELPLLDYIQQVKTKEAIVTTNEPYLLQIDGEIIGEFSKFEVRIYENYFRFVVP from the coding sequence ATGAAAATACTTTTTTTCATAAATCCAATATCAGGCGGAATTGATAAGTCGGAAGTTGTAGAGGATATTAAGTCTCTCTGCGAACTCCACCATATCAATTTTAAAACATATTTTACGAAAAAGGTTAACAATAGTGATTTATCTGTTTTATTGAGTGAATTTATTCCCGATAGAATTGTTGTAGTGGGAGGTGATGGTACAATGAATTGTGCCGTCCAAAAAATGGCTTATTTAGGGGTTCCTTTCGGACTAATATCGTTGGGGTCGGCAAATGGAACTGCAAAAGAAGTTTCGCTGTCAACAAATAGTTTAGATGCCCTTACGGATGCTGTTTTTTCCAATAAATTTATAAATTCGGATGTAATTAAAATAAATGGAAGATTATGTGTGCATTTGGCTGATATAGGAACCAATGCCGAAATAGTCAGTAATTTTGAACGTGAGCCGGAACGAGGATTTATGGCTTATGCAAAGCATCTGATAGCTGCTATGGTAGATAGTAAAGAAAAGGATTTTATAATCGAATCAAATGGCATAAAATATACCTGGAGGGGTTACATGCTTTCATTTGCAAATGCCTCAAAATATGGCTCAGGAATAATTATCAATCCGGGAGGAAGTATATCAGACGGATATTTCGAGCTATGTAATATAAAGGATTTTTCGATTGAAGCTATTTTGATGATGGGACTTAGCAAAATTTCGGAAGAGTTGCCTCTACTTGATTATATTCAACAGGTAAAAACAAAAGAAGCTATTGTAACAACTAATGAACCTTATTTGCTACAAATTGATGGCGAAATTATCGGTGAGTTTTCAAAGTTTGAAGTTCGTATATATGAGAACTATTTCAGATTTGTAGTTCCGTAG
- a CDS encoding phosphatase domain-containing protein → MARTPYIFPFQGIRTADKIYFEGQILHVSGSGNISKPTDSIWRNLKRTFQLYTPVKIKKTNRVLEIILNNNKYLAHLDKYGYFNIDIEIGDTNIEKLNEVKFFLGNSQIYINRDIGLSSLLINNKEFETGVLSDIDDTIIVSHSTNKLKKTALVGLKNAYSRKIVTETKELFETLDSKGCQFFYVSNSETNLYLLIKWMLRINNLPNGPVFLKRIKNYKNIFRVRYHKEFEIKYRHKIGRIINILELFPTKKFILVGDSGQGDPEIYRLIASTYPNRIIAVLIRDITNSKRRETLIKYENELKKTGIPFLHYSENKPVKNFIETIEF, encoded by the coding sequence GTGGCTAGAACTCCTTACATATTTCCATTTCAAGGCATAAGAACTGCCGATAAAATATATTTCGAAGGACAGATTCTTCATGTTTCAGGTTCGGGAAATATTAGTAAACCTACAGATAGTATTTGGAGAAACTTAAAAAGGACTTTCCAACTATACACTCCTGTTAAGATAAAAAAAACAAATAGAGTTTTAGAAATAATCCTAAATAACAACAAATACTTAGCCCACCTTGATAAATACGGTTACTTCAACATAGATATTGAAATTGGAGATACAAATATTGAAAAATTAAATGAAGTAAAATTCTTTCTTGGAAATTCCCAAATATACATAAACAGAGACATTGGCCTGTCCTCATTGCTAATCAATAACAAAGAATTTGAAACAGGTGTATTAAGTGATATTGACGATACTATTATTGTTTCCCACTCAACAAACAAACTAAAAAAAACTGCCTTGGTGGGCTTAAAAAATGCATATTCAAGAAAAATAGTTACAGAAACAAAAGAACTATTCGAAACGCTTGATTCAAAGGGGTGTCAGTTTTTTTATGTTTCCAACTCCGAAACAAACCTGTATCTGTTAATAAAATGGATGCTAAGGATAAATAACCTTCCAAACGGACCTGTTTTTTTAAAGCGTATAAAGAACTACAAAAATATATTCAGAGTGAGGTATCACAAAGAGTTTGAAATTAAATACAGACATAAAATAGGGCGTATAATAAATATCCTGGAGTTATTCCCTACGAAAAAATTCATTTTAGTTGGTGATAGCGGTCAGGGTGATCCGGAAATCTACAGACTAATTGCATCAACTTACCCAAACCGAATAATTGCAGTATTAATTAGAGACATTACTAATTCGAAACGAAGAGAGACTTTAATAAAATATGAAAATGAACTGAAAAAAACTGGAATTCCATTCCTGCACTACTCAGAAAACAAACCTGTAAAAAACTTTATAGAAACTATTGAATTTTAA
- a CDS encoding L-threonylcarbamoyladenylate synthase, with protein MAEIVKIYPENPNQREIEKVVNVLRKGGVIIYPTDTIYGLGCDITKNKAMERVARIRGVKLAKSNFSFVCHDLSHLSDYTKQIDNSTYKLLKRTLPGPFTYILDGNNNLPKVFKAKKTVGIRVPDNNIARELVRELGNPIVSTSIHDEDEIIEYTTDPELIAEKYDKLVDIVIDGGYGMNVASTIVDLTGGEIEIVREGLGDVELLY; from the coding sequence ATGGCTGAAATCGTTAAAATATATCCTGAAAACCCTAACCAACGGGAAATTGAAAAGGTTGTAAATGTATTGCGCAAAGGAGGAGTGATAATTTACCCTACTGATACAATTTATGGTTTAGGTTGCGATATTACCAAAAATAAAGCTATGGAGAGAGTTGCCCGGATTAGAGGTGTAAAACTTGCCAAATCAAATTTCTCTTTTGTATGTCACGATCTTAGTCATTTATCAGACTATACTAAACAAATAGATAATAGCACTTACAAACTTCTAAAAAGAACTCTTCCGGGGCCTTTTACTTATATTTTAGATGGGAATAATAACCTTCCGAAGGTCTTTAAAGCCAAAAAAACAGTTGGTATTCGTGTTCCTGATAATAATATTGCAAGGGAACTTGTAAGAGAGTTGGGCAATCCAATAGTTTCTACATCTATACACGATGAAGATGAGATTATTGAATATACAACAGACCCTGAACTGATAGCCGAAAAGTATGATAAGCTTGTAGATATAGTAATCGACGGAGGATATGGTATGAATGTGGCTTCAACAATTGTTGATTTAACAGGCGGAGAGATAGAGATTGTAAGGGAAGGTTTGGGAGATGTAGAGCTGCTTTATTAG
- the fsa gene encoding fructose-6-phosphate aldolase produces the protein MKFFIDTANLEQIKEAEELGVLDGVTTNPSLMAKEGITGADNIINHYKQICEIVDGDVSAEVIATDFEGMIREGEELANLHPNIVVKVPMIKEGIRAIKYFSSKGIRTNCTLVFSVGQALLAAKAGATYVSPFIGRLDDISTDGLHLIEEIRMVYDNYGYETQILAASVRHTMHIIECAKIGSDVITAPIGAIVGLLKHPLTDSGLAQFLADYSKGNK, from the coding sequence ATGAAGTTTTTCATAGACACAGCCAACTTAGAGCAAATAAAAGAAGCTGAAGAATTAGGGGTATTAGACGGTGTTACTACAAATCCTTCATTGATGGCGAAAGAAGGTATTACAGGAGCTGATAATATTATAAATCACTACAAGCAAATTTGCGAAATTGTAGATGGTGATGTTAGTGCTGAGGTAATTGCTACCGACTTTGAAGGTATGATTAGGGAAGGAGAGGAGCTGGCAAACCTTCATCCAAATATCGTAGTTAAAGTTCCAATGATTAAGGAAGGAATCAGAGCAATCAAATATTTTAGCTCGAAAGGAATAAGAACTAACTGTACATTGGTTTTTTCTGTAGGTCAGGCACTTTTAGCGGCAAAAGCGGGAGCAACTTATGTTTCGCCATTTATCGGTAGATTAGATGATATTTCAACAGATGGGTTACACCTGATTGAAGAAATCAGAATGGTTTATGATAACTATGGTTATGAAACTCAGATATTAGCTGCTTCTGTTCGTCATACAATGCATATTATTGAGTGTGCAAAAATTGGATCAGATGTTATAACTGCTCCGATAGGTGCAATTGTAGGTTTATTGAAGCATCCTTTAACTGATAGCGGTTTGGCTCAGTTTTTAGCGGATTATAGCAAAGGAAATAAATAA